The Sporosarcina sp. Te-1 DNA window TTCTACAAGAATTCACTTACAACGTATTAAAATATATTGATTTGGTGAAAACGGGGCAAGTTAGACAAGCCCAAAAACTGTATGCCAAAGAAATGATCCACCTCTCCCAAAAAGACTTGGAAACAAACAAACCACTCTTTATAAACTACCTGTATATATCCGGACTCTTTTGCTATTTTAATAAAAACTATCGAGCGAGCATAGTATACTTTAGAGCCATCTTAGAATTGGCCAGAAGCGAAGAGACGATTGCGAAAACGTTTTACAATATGTCGTTGGCTTTCTTTCATCTGTTTGATTATGCTGAAGCCTTGGATTATGTGAAAAGAGCCCAGCAGCAATACATGAATCTGCATAAATGGATTGCCGCGGGTGATTGCTATAACCTGGCTGCGACGATATTGATGGAACAGAACAAAGCAACAGAAGCAATGCGACAAATTCAAAAAGGATTCAGTGTCCTTGGAGACAGTGTTTCTGAAACATCCGCAAGGCTCTATCACAATTTAGCCTACATCCAGTTCAAGGAAAAAACCTACTATGATGCTTTGAAAACCATCAATCAATGCATTGAACTCAAGCAAAAGATGGGCAGCGAGAACCTCATCATTTCCTACACGTTAAAAATATCCATCTTATTTCACCTAGAAGACTTCATGGCAATTCAGGACAATTTGAAACAAATTCAGCAATTTACGTTACAGGAGCGAGAGAGTATCCAACTGCGTTATATAGAAACAAAAATGTATTATACGGTGCGGGAATTTCCTCTTTATGAAAAGAATATGCAAGGGTGCATCCAATATTTCCAGAGTAATGAAGAATGGAAATACTTGAAAGAAGCAGCCCGGCATTTTTCTATCTACTACGCCAACCAGAAAAAATATAAAATGGCGCATCATTATCAAGACTTGTGCATCTTGTCGTACCAACGATTAACGATGGAAGTGAAGGGAGGTGAAATGGAGTGAAGAAACGCTTCATGCTCTTTTGTGCCACATTCGGCATTTTATTTTCATTGGCTCTCAGCCCTGCTGCCTCTGCGGATTCAGTAATCAACGGCGAGCCAGAGGTTGGCCCGCCGCATGCGACGAAGTAAGATAGACATTATAGCTGAGTGTTCACGCTATTGAACAGGTAGCGTGTTTTTTTATTTGGTATTTGAAGTGCCTGAATCGAGAACAATACTATGGGAAAAAAACAGTTTTGATTTCAATTTTTATGCCTTGTCTTTTCCTCTGTTTTGTGCTAGTTTAAAAAGACAATTCATAAAAACTTTCTAGGGTTCCGCCTTTTTAGGGACTGGTCCGAGAGAAAGTGCAAAGAATGATTCTTTGTCCACGGAGGGATAAAAGCCCGGGAGATACCACTACTACTAGTGGTATGTCCTGGGCTTTTTTATTTTTATCCGGGGATGAGTGTGTTTGATTGGGTGCAAAATAAAATCAGGTAAAGGAGTGTTTCGTAATGTGGTGGTTTTTGGTTGTAGTGGCAGCACTTTTTGAAGTGGGCTGGGCAACGGGATTGAAGTATGCAAATGATGGGCTCACATGGACTCTTACAGTCGTGGCGATAATTATCAGCTTTGGTACGTTAATTATCGCATCTACTCGACTTCCGGCCGCAACGGTCTATGCTGTCTTTGTAGGATTGGGTACATTAGGGACTGTTGCTGTTGACATCATCTTCTTCGGAGCTGACATTAATGTTGGAGTGATTGTGTTTGTTCTCTTGTTACTAGCCGGAGTAGTTGGATTAAAGTCTGTAACAGGCAGCAAAAAACAACAGAAGGAGGCTGACATGTTATGAATTGGGTCATTCTCATTCTTGCAGGGCTATCAGAAGTGGTCGGGGTGAATGGCATGCAACAAGTAGCGGCTGGAAAAAAGGGAACCGGTTTTACTTTCATGTTTTTAGGATTTGCCATCAGTTTATCTTTGCTATCTATTGCTATGGCCACCATTCCATTAGGTGTTGCGTATGCAGTATGGACCGGAATGGGGACGGTTGGAAGTGTAATCATTGGGATGATTTTTTACAATGATTCAGCGGATCGCAAGCGTATTTTCTTTCTTTCATTGATTATTATTGCAGTGATCGGATTGCGAGTTGTCTCTAATTAACAATTGTGCAAACTTGAATAAAATAGTGGGAACTTAGGAGGAGCCTGTCATCAAGGGGGAAGTATGCCGAGTTGGTGACAGGCTTTATTAATTAGTTGAAAAATAGGGTGAATGGGAAGTCTAAGCTCTCGTCTTGCTTCAGTTAAAGTTGTTCTGCATACTTACTTCATAATTTTCTTCTATAATGTTTCTGGAAGCGAGGCGAAAGCGAACGTGAATAGAATCTCTACGAAATTGACGGCATATTTTTTCATCACTGTATTGATTATGGAAACATCACTGATGCTGTACCTCCATCGGAACATCATTGATTCGAGGACTGAGGAGGAGTTCAACCGTTTGTTGGCGAACGGCTCCAATCATCGGGATGTGCTGACAACCTACTATTCCGAGACGACGATGAAACATATTGTCCTTATGGAGAAAGATGGAGATCGTGAGGTTCTTATAACTAACACACAAGGTGAAATTATAGCCAGCTCTGCTGAAGAAGAAGCGAGACTTTCAAAATACCTTACTCCCTTAGATGAAATAGACGCAGTGACGGATCAGATAATCGATGCGAATTGGAGAGACATGCCTTATATCATTAGCGTCCATCCGTACTCTGTGGACTCGGGGCAGTCCGGTTACGTCATCATGTTCCAGAGTACTGCATCCATAAAACAATTGGTTGCTAAATTGAACATGTATTTTGGAATGGCCGGCGTAACGAGTGTTACCGCTCTTTTCATTATCTACGCTCTTCTCTCTAAATTTTTGACGCGACCTTTAATCCGAATGAAGGAAGCGACAGAAAAGCTAAGCAAAGGAGATTTTCATGTCAGCCTCCCGTCTATCGGAAAAGATGAGCTGGGTGAATTGTCGGGTTCGATTCAAAAGCTGGCTAATGATTTGGAACGTTTGACAGTGGAGCGCAATGAATTTCTAGCTTCCACCGCCCATGAACTGAGCACTCCCCTGACTTATTTGAATGGGTATTCAAAAGTCGCAATGAGACAAGGCATTCCAGAAGATGAACGCAACCGGTATCTTGAAATTATTGCAGAGGAATCTGAACGCATGAAGGAATTGGTCAACAATTTATTGGACTTGGCCAAGTTGGACGAGAATTCATTTACCGTTTGTAAGGAGTATTTCTGGGCCAAAACTTTTATTCACCATGTAATCAAGCTAGTCGAACCTTCCTTCGCGATAAAGAAGTTGGAGCTTGAAGTTGTGATGGATGAGGATTTTCAAATGTACGCAGATCCAATCCGGTTAGAGCAGATCGTCTTGAATTTATTGGACAATGCCCTGAAATATTCGAATGAAGAATCTACAGTTACGTTGGAAGTGTATAAGAAAGAAGATAAAACC harbors:
- a CDS encoding helix-turn-helix transcriptional regulator; amino-acid sequence: MYIGSRIQKLREEKGLSQKEASCGIISTSHYSNVESGRFVPSEDVLRLLAERFDVPVPYFLDTQKPNPALQKLLDEYEQLLSLEVEQIRRFTTKHAAKFSYIPSILQEFTYNVLKYIDLVKTGQVRQAQKLYAKEMIHLSQKDLETNKPLFINYLYISGLFCYFNKNYRASIVYFRAILELARSEETIAKTFYNMSLAFFHLFDYAEALDYVKRAQQQYMNLHKWIAAGDCYNLAATILMEQNKATEAMRQIQKGFSVLGDSVSETSARLYHNLAYIQFKEKTYYDALKTINQCIELKQKMGSENLIISYTLKISILFHLEDFMAIQDNLKQIQQFTLQERESIQLRYIETKMYYTVREFPLYEKNMQGCIQYFQSNEEWKYLKEAARHFSIYYANQKKYKMAHHYQDLCILSYQRLTMEVKGGEME
- a CDS encoding multidrug efflux SMR transporter, with the protein product MWWFLVVVAALFEVGWATGLKYANDGLTWTLTVVAIIISFGTLIIASTRLPAATVYAVFVGLGTLGTVAVDIIFFGADINVGVIVFVLLLLAGVVGLKSVTGSKKQQKEADML
- a CDS encoding multidrug efflux SMR transporter, whose translation is MNWVILILAGLSEVVGVNGMQQVAAGKKGTGFTFMFLGFAISLSLLSIAMATIPLGVAYAVWTGMGTVGSVIIGMIFYNDSADRKRIFFLSLIIIAVIGLRVVSN
- a CDS encoding HAMP domain-containing sensor histidine kinase, producing the protein MNRISTKLTAYFFITVLIMETSLMLYLHRNIIDSRTEEEFNRLLANGSNHRDVLTTYYSETTMKHIVLMEKDGDREVLITNTQGEIIASSAEEEARLSKYLTPLDEIDAVTDQIIDANWRDMPYIISVHPYSVDSGQSGYVIMFQSTASIKQLVAKLNMYFGMAGVTSVTALFIIYALLSKFLTRPLIRMKEATEKLSKGDFHVSLPSIGKDELGELSGSIQKLANDLERLTVERNEFLASTAHELSTPLTYLNGYSKVAMRQGIPEDERNRYLEIIAEESERMKELVNNLLDLAKLDENSFTVCKEYFWAKTFIHHVIKLVEPSFAIKKLELEVVMDEDFQMYADPIRLEQIVLNLLDNALKYSNEESTVTLEVYKKEDKTVLVITDKGIGIPEQDLAFIFEKLYRVEKSRSRSFGGSGIGLSVVKELVDAHGGSIEVASQLGKGSTFTVTL